The Erigeron canadensis isolate Cc75 chromosome 4, C_canadensis_v1, whole genome shotgun sequence genome window below encodes:
- the LOC122595803 gene encoding probable serine/threonine-protein kinase kinX isoform X3, translating to MVFWGIEVKPGNPYTHKFILGGGRLRISQATLAIGTATLRSSVQCNVGDKRPVLLCALLPNKNESLQLDLEFDEADDIVFSVIGPRAVYLTGYYVGHNRLSNMQDESESYGEDIANSETQESNHCSDEDEYEDSFINDDEPEPLTPSPVSSVRDDDEENIPKKKHNLNGGHKRLKKRYQSIESDDELIVQEIDEDDDLPISSICKNDKSRPPGKRTNKKTTADVEKVKKDKDDQRKLKTVSSPVPGSKDTADVDLMDVKEEGKVSHSNMDEVIPEKKSKTRKKRQDSSKEEKATDVLAAKDDQKLKDNEHKLKAVGSPVLGSKDMVDVDLMDVKEGKVGHSNTAEVIPEKKSKTRKKKQDSSKEEKTTDVLAAKDDQKPKDDEHKLKTVGSPVLGSKDTVDADMMDVKEEGKVGHSNTAEVIPEKKSKTRKKKQDSFKEEKATDVLAAKDDQKLKDYEHLLKTVGSPYLDSKDTVDVDLMDVKEEGKMGHSNTAEVIPEKKSKTKKKRQGSSIEEKATDVLAPKDDQKPNDTKIVDPSLEVLDSAGGVPDKNLKPKKKRKGRSEVSTDATNNNLLAGNKQEDDQQATEKSSCVNPKQIVDENGSEEKKDKKKRRKTSKTNEVEQNMDVEKETRPSTVAPESCKEKILSNGLVIEDLVTSGKSEGKVAAAGRKVKVNYVVKLKENGIVIDSNGKSPYKFRLGDKEVLEGLNVGLDGMRVGDKRRLTIPPSMSSGYKGTGENIPPSSWLVYDVEMTSIH from the exons ATGGTGTTCTGGG gaattgAAGTGAAACCCGGAAATCCTTACACCCATAAGTTTATACTAGGTGGAGGACGCCTGCGTATTTctcag GCGACTTTGGCTATTGGAACTGCAACATTAAGGAGTTCGGTGCAATGCAATGTTGGAGACAAGCGTCCTGTTCTTTTATGTGCTCTACTGCCTAATAAGAACGAGTCGTTGCAGTTAGATTTGGAATTTGATGAGGCTGATGATATTGTATTTTCTGTGATTGGTCCACGTGCCGTTTACCTAACTGGGTATTATGTTGGTCACAATCGTCTATCAAACATGCAAGATGAATC AGAATCATACGGAGAGGATATTGCAAATTCAGAAACACAAGAATCGAATCATTGTAGTGATGAGGACGAATACGAGGATAGCTTTATCAACGATGATGAGCCTGAACCTCTTACACCTTCTCCCGTTTCAAGTGTCAGAG ATGATGACGAGGAAAATATACCGAAGAAGAAACACAATTTGAATGGTGGTCATAAAAGACTCAAAAAGAGGTATCAGTCAATCGAGTCTGATGATGAACTGATTGTCCAGGAAAtcgatgaagatgatgatctTCCAATTTCATCTATTTGCAAGAATGATAAATCACGGCCACCGGGTAAAAGAACTAACAAAAAAACAACGGCAGATGTAGAAAAAGTGAAGAAAGATAAGGATGATCAGCGCAAGCTGAAAACTGTCAGTTCCCCTGTTCCTGGTTCAAAAGATACAGCTGATGTAGATTTGATGGATGTCAAAGAAGAAGG GAAAGTGAGTCATTCGAATATGGATGAAGTAATTCCagaaaagaaatcaaaaacaagaaagaaaagacaAGATTCCTCTAAAGAGGAAAAGGCTACTGATGTGTTGGCTGCTAAAGATGATCAGAAGCTAAAAGATAATGAGCACAAGTTGAAAGCTGTCGGTTCCCCTGTTCTTGGTTCGAAAGATATGGTTGATGTAGATTTAATGGATGTCAAAGAAGG GAAAGTGGGTCATTCGAATACGGCTGAAGTAATTCCagaaaagaaatcaaaaacaagaaagaaaaaacaagattCCTCTAAAGAGGAAAAGACTACCGATGTGTTGGCTGCTAAAGATGATCAGAAGCCTAAAGATGATGAGCACAAGTTGAAAACTGTCGGTTCCCCTGTTCTTGGTTCGAAAGATACGGTTGATGCAGATATGATGGATGTCAAAGAAGAAGG GAAAGTGGGCCATTCGAATACGGCTGAAGTAATTCCagaaaagaaatcaaaaacaagaaagaaaaaacaagattCCTTCAAGGAGGAAAAGGCTACTGATGTGTTGGCTGCTAAAGATGATCAGAAGCTTAAAGATTATGAGCACTTGTTGAAAACTGTTGGTTCCCCTTATCTTGATTCAAAAGATACGGTTGATGTAGATTTGATGGATGTCAAAGAAGAAGG GAAAATGGGTCATTCAAATACGGCTGAAGTAATTCCagaaaagaaatcaaaaacaaaaaagaaaagacagGGTTCTTCTATAGAGGAAAAGGCTACTGATGTGTTGGCTCCTAAAGATGATCAGAAGCCTAATGATAC CAAGATTGTTGATCCCTCACTTGAGGTGTTGGATTCTGCTGGAGGTGTACCTGACAAGAATTTGAAaccgaagaagaaaagaaaagggcGTAGTGAAGTAAGTACAGATGCTACAAACAACAATCTGCTTGCAGGAAACAAACAGGAAGATGATCAGCAGGCAACCGAAAA GAGTTCTTGTGTCAATCCCAAGCAGATAGTTGATGAAAATGGGTCAGAggagaaaaaggataaaaagaaaaggagaaaaacGAGTAAAACAAACGAGGTTGAACAAAATATGGATGTTGAAAAAGAAACTAGACCATCTACAGTGGCACCTGAATCATGTAAAGAAAAGATACTATCTAATGGACTTGTTATTGAAGACCTTGTGACAAGTGGCAAATCTGAAGGAAAAGTGGCTGCTGCGGGAAGAAAG GTCAAGGTAAACTATGTTGTCAAGTTAAAAGAGAATGGGATAGTCATTGATTCAAATGGAAAGTCTCCCTATAAATTTCGACTAG GTGACAAAGAAGTTCTGGAGGGGCTGAACGTTGGTCTAGATG GTATGCGAGTTGGTGATAAAAGAAGACTTACCATTCCACCATCAATGAG TTCGGGGTATAAAGGAACTGGTGAGAACATACCCCCAAGTTCATGGCTGGTATATGATGTGGAAATGACCAGCATCCATTAG
- the LOC122595803 gene encoding triadin-like isoform X2, which produces MVFWGIEVKPGNPYTHKFILGGGRLRISQATLAIGTATLRSSVQCNVGDKRPVLLCALLPNKNESLQLDLEFDEADDIVFSVIGPRAVYLTGYYVGHNRLSNMQDESESYGEDIANSETQESNHCSDEDEYEDSFINDDEPEPLTPSPVSSVRDDDEENIPKKKHNLNGGHKRLKKRYQSIESDDELIVQEIDEDDDLPISSICKNDKSRPPGKRTNKKTTADVEKVKKDKDDQRKLKTVSSPVPGSKDTADVDLMDVKEEGVGHSNTAEAILEKKLKTRNISQDSAKEEKASDVLAAKDDQKPKDDEHKLKTVSSVVLGSNDTVDVDLMDVKEEGKVSHSNMDEVIPEKKSKTRKKRQDSSKEEKATDVLAAKDDQKLKDNEHKLKAVGSPVLGSKDMVDVDLMDVKEGKVGHSNTAEVIPEKKSKTRKKKQDSSKEEKTTDVLAAKDDQKPKDDEHKLKTVGSPVLGSKDTVDADMMDVKEEGKVGHSNTAEVIPEKKSKTRKKKQDSFKEEKATDVLAAKDDQKLKDYEHLLKTVGSPYLDSKDTVDVDLMDVKEEGKMGHSNTAEVIPEKKSKTKKKRQGSSIEEKATDVLAPKDDQKPNDTKIVDPSLEVLDSAGGVPDKNLKPKKKRKGRSEVSTDATNNNLLAGNKQEDDQQATEKSSCVNPKQIVDENGSEEKKDKKKRRKTSKTNEVEQNMDVEKETRPSTVAPESCKEKILSNGLVIEDLVTSGKSEGKVAAAGRKVKVNYVVKLKENGIVIDSNGKSPYKFRLGDKEVLEGLNVGLDGMRVGDKRRLTIPPSMSSGYKGTGENIPPSSWLVYDVEMTSIH; this is translated from the exons ATGGTGTTCTGGG gaattgAAGTGAAACCCGGAAATCCTTACACCCATAAGTTTATACTAGGTGGAGGACGCCTGCGTATTTctcag GCGACTTTGGCTATTGGAACTGCAACATTAAGGAGTTCGGTGCAATGCAATGTTGGAGACAAGCGTCCTGTTCTTTTATGTGCTCTACTGCCTAATAAGAACGAGTCGTTGCAGTTAGATTTGGAATTTGATGAGGCTGATGATATTGTATTTTCTGTGATTGGTCCACGTGCCGTTTACCTAACTGGGTATTATGTTGGTCACAATCGTCTATCAAACATGCAAGATGAATC AGAATCATACGGAGAGGATATTGCAAATTCAGAAACACAAGAATCGAATCATTGTAGTGATGAGGACGAATACGAGGATAGCTTTATCAACGATGATGAGCCTGAACCTCTTACACCTTCTCCCGTTTCAAGTGTCAGAG ATGATGACGAGGAAAATATACCGAAGAAGAAACACAATTTGAATGGTGGTCATAAAAGACTCAAAAAGAGGTATCAGTCAATCGAGTCTGATGATGAACTGATTGTCCAGGAAAtcgatgaagatgatgatctTCCAATTTCATCTATTTGCAAGAATGATAAATCACGGCCACCGGGTAAAAGAACTAACAAAAAAACAACGGCAGATGTAGAAAAAGTGAAGAAAGATAAGGATGATCAGCGCAAGCTGAAAACTGTCAGTTCCCCTGTTCCTGGTTCAAAAGATACAGCTGATGTAGATTTGATGGATGTCAAAGAAGAAGG AGTGGGTCATTCGAATACTGCTGAAGCAATTctagaaaagaaattaaaaacaagaaacataagtcAAGATTCTGCCAAAGAGGAAAAGGCTTCTGATGTGTTGGCTGCCAAAGATGATCAGAAGCCTAAAGATGATGAGCACAAGTTAAAAACTGTCAGTTCTGTTGTTCTTGGTTCAAACGATACGGTTGATGTAGATTTGATGGATGTCAAAGAAGAAGG GAAAGTGAGTCATTCGAATATGGATGAAGTAATTCCagaaaagaaatcaaaaacaagaaagaaaagacaAGATTCCTCTAAAGAGGAAAAGGCTACTGATGTGTTGGCTGCTAAAGATGATCAGAAGCTAAAAGATAATGAGCACAAGTTGAAAGCTGTCGGTTCCCCTGTTCTTGGTTCGAAAGATATGGTTGATGTAGATTTAATGGATGTCAAAGAAGG GAAAGTGGGTCATTCGAATACGGCTGAAGTAATTCCagaaaagaaatcaaaaacaagaaagaaaaaacaagattCCTCTAAAGAGGAAAAGACTACCGATGTGTTGGCTGCTAAAGATGATCAGAAGCCTAAAGATGATGAGCACAAGTTGAAAACTGTCGGTTCCCCTGTTCTTGGTTCGAAAGATACGGTTGATGCAGATATGATGGATGTCAAAGAAGAAGG GAAAGTGGGCCATTCGAATACGGCTGAAGTAATTCCagaaaagaaatcaaaaacaagaaagaaaaaacaagattCCTTCAAGGAGGAAAAGGCTACTGATGTGTTGGCTGCTAAAGATGATCAGAAGCTTAAAGATTATGAGCACTTGTTGAAAACTGTTGGTTCCCCTTATCTTGATTCAAAAGATACGGTTGATGTAGATTTGATGGATGTCAAAGAAGAAGG GAAAATGGGTCATTCAAATACGGCTGAAGTAATTCCagaaaagaaatcaaaaacaaaaaagaaaagacagGGTTCTTCTATAGAGGAAAAGGCTACTGATGTGTTGGCTCCTAAAGATGATCAGAAGCCTAATGATAC CAAGATTGTTGATCCCTCACTTGAGGTGTTGGATTCTGCTGGAGGTGTACCTGACAAGAATTTGAAaccgaagaagaaaagaaaagggcGTAGTGAAGTAAGTACAGATGCTACAAACAACAATCTGCTTGCAGGAAACAAACAGGAAGATGATCAGCAGGCAACCGAAAA GAGTTCTTGTGTCAATCCCAAGCAGATAGTTGATGAAAATGGGTCAGAggagaaaaaggataaaaagaaaaggagaaaaacGAGTAAAACAAACGAGGTTGAACAAAATATGGATGTTGAAAAAGAAACTAGACCATCTACAGTGGCACCTGAATCATGTAAAGAAAAGATACTATCTAATGGACTTGTTATTGAAGACCTTGTGACAAGTGGCAAATCTGAAGGAAAAGTGGCTGCTGCGGGAAGAAAG GTCAAGGTAAACTATGTTGTCAAGTTAAAAGAGAATGGGATAGTCATTGATTCAAATGGAAAGTCTCCCTATAAATTTCGACTAG GTGACAAAGAAGTTCTGGAGGGGCTGAACGTTGGTCTAGATG GTATGCGAGTTGGTGATAAAAGAAGACTTACCATTCCACCATCAATGAG TTCGGGGTATAAAGGAACTGGTGAGAACATACCCCCAAGTTCATGGCTGGTATATGATGTGGAAATGACCAGCATCCATTAG
- the LOC122595803 gene encoding triadin-like isoform X1, producing MVFWGIEVKPGNPYTHKFILGGGRLRISQATLAIGTATLRSSVQCNVGDKRPVLLCALLPNKNESLQLDLEFDEADDIVFSVIGPRAVYLTGYYVGHNRLSNMQDESESYGEDIANSETQESNHCSDEDEYEDSFINDDEPEPLTPSPVSSVRDDDEENIPKKKHNLNGGHKRLKKRYQSIESDDELIVQEIDEDDDLPISSICKNDKSRPPGKRTNKKTTADVEKVKKDKDDQRKLKTVSSPVPGSKDTADVDLMDVKEEGRVGHSNTAEAILEKKLKTRNISQDSAKEEKASDVLAAKDDQKPKDDEHKLKTVSSVVLGSNDTVDVDLMDVKEEGKVSHSNMDEVIPEKKSKTRKKRQDSSKEEKATDVLAAKDDQKLKDNEHKLKAVGSPVLGSKDMVDVDLMDVKEGKVGHSNTAEVIPEKKSKTRKKKQDSSKEEKTTDVLAAKDDQKPKDDEHKLKTVGSPVLGSKDTVDADMMDVKEEGKVGHSNTAEVIPEKKSKTRKKKQDSFKEEKATDVLAAKDDQKLKDYEHLLKTVGSPYLDSKDTVDVDLMDVKEEGKMGHSNTAEVIPEKKSKTKKKRQGSSIEEKATDVLAPKDDQKPNDTKIVDPSLEVLDSAGGVPDKNLKPKKKRKGRSEVSTDATNNNLLAGNKQEDDQQATEKSSCVNPKQIVDENGSEEKKDKKKRRKTSKTNEVEQNMDVEKETRPSTVAPESCKEKILSNGLVIEDLVTSGKSEGKVAAAGRKVKVNYVVKLKENGIVIDSNGKSPYKFRLGDKEVLEGLNVGLDGMRVGDKRRLTIPPSMSSGYKGTGENIPPSSWLVYDVEMTSIH from the exons ATGGTGTTCTGGG gaattgAAGTGAAACCCGGAAATCCTTACACCCATAAGTTTATACTAGGTGGAGGACGCCTGCGTATTTctcag GCGACTTTGGCTATTGGAACTGCAACATTAAGGAGTTCGGTGCAATGCAATGTTGGAGACAAGCGTCCTGTTCTTTTATGTGCTCTACTGCCTAATAAGAACGAGTCGTTGCAGTTAGATTTGGAATTTGATGAGGCTGATGATATTGTATTTTCTGTGATTGGTCCACGTGCCGTTTACCTAACTGGGTATTATGTTGGTCACAATCGTCTATCAAACATGCAAGATGAATC AGAATCATACGGAGAGGATATTGCAAATTCAGAAACACAAGAATCGAATCATTGTAGTGATGAGGACGAATACGAGGATAGCTTTATCAACGATGATGAGCCTGAACCTCTTACACCTTCTCCCGTTTCAAGTGTCAGAG ATGATGACGAGGAAAATATACCGAAGAAGAAACACAATTTGAATGGTGGTCATAAAAGACTCAAAAAGAGGTATCAGTCAATCGAGTCTGATGATGAACTGATTGTCCAGGAAAtcgatgaagatgatgatctTCCAATTTCATCTATTTGCAAGAATGATAAATCACGGCCACCGGGTAAAAGAACTAACAAAAAAACAACGGCAGATGTAGAAAAAGTGAAGAAAGATAAGGATGATCAGCGCAAGCTGAAAACTGTCAGTTCCCCTGTTCCTGGTTCAAAAGATACAGCTGATGTAGATTTGATGGATGTCAAAGAAGAAGG AAGAGTGGGTCATTCGAATACTGCTGAAGCAATTctagaaaagaaattaaaaacaagaaacataagtcAAGATTCTGCCAAAGAGGAAAAGGCTTCTGATGTGTTGGCTGCCAAAGATGATCAGAAGCCTAAAGATGATGAGCACAAGTTAAAAACTGTCAGTTCTGTTGTTCTTGGTTCAAACGATACGGTTGATGTAGATTTGATGGATGTCAAAGAAGAAGG GAAAGTGAGTCATTCGAATATGGATGAAGTAATTCCagaaaagaaatcaaaaacaagaaagaaaagacaAGATTCCTCTAAAGAGGAAAAGGCTACTGATGTGTTGGCTGCTAAAGATGATCAGAAGCTAAAAGATAATGAGCACAAGTTGAAAGCTGTCGGTTCCCCTGTTCTTGGTTCGAAAGATATGGTTGATGTAGATTTAATGGATGTCAAAGAAGG GAAAGTGGGTCATTCGAATACGGCTGAAGTAATTCCagaaaagaaatcaaaaacaagaaagaaaaaacaagattCCTCTAAAGAGGAAAAGACTACCGATGTGTTGGCTGCTAAAGATGATCAGAAGCCTAAAGATGATGAGCACAAGTTGAAAACTGTCGGTTCCCCTGTTCTTGGTTCGAAAGATACGGTTGATGCAGATATGATGGATGTCAAAGAAGAAGG GAAAGTGGGCCATTCGAATACGGCTGAAGTAATTCCagaaaagaaatcaaaaacaagaaagaaaaaacaagattCCTTCAAGGAGGAAAAGGCTACTGATGTGTTGGCTGCTAAAGATGATCAGAAGCTTAAAGATTATGAGCACTTGTTGAAAACTGTTGGTTCCCCTTATCTTGATTCAAAAGATACGGTTGATGTAGATTTGATGGATGTCAAAGAAGAAGG GAAAATGGGTCATTCAAATACGGCTGAAGTAATTCCagaaaagaaatcaaaaacaaaaaagaaaagacagGGTTCTTCTATAGAGGAAAAGGCTACTGATGTGTTGGCTCCTAAAGATGATCAGAAGCCTAATGATAC CAAGATTGTTGATCCCTCACTTGAGGTGTTGGATTCTGCTGGAGGTGTACCTGACAAGAATTTGAAaccgaagaagaaaagaaaagggcGTAGTGAAGTAAGTACAGATGCTACAAACAACAATCTGCTTGCAGGAAACAAACAGGAAGATGATCAGCAGGCAACCGAAAA GAGTTCTTGTGTCAATCCCAAGCAGATAGTTGATGAAAATGGGTCAGAggagaaaaaggataaaaagaaaaggagaaaaacGAGTAAAACAAACGAGGTTGAACAAAATATGGATGTTGAAAAAGAAACTAGACCATCTACAGTGGCACCTGAATCATGTAAAGAAAAGATACTATCTAATGGACTTGTTATTGAAGACCTTGTGACAAGTGGCAAATCTGAAGGAAAAGTGGCTGCTGCGGGAAGAAAG GTCAAGGTAAACTATGTTGTCAAGTTAAAAGAGAATGGGATAGTCATTGATTCAAATGGAAAGTCTCCCTATAAATTTCGACTAG GTGACAAAGAAGTTCTGGAGGGGCTGAACGTTGGTCTAGATG GTATGCGAGTTGGTGATAAAAGAAGACTTACCATTCCACCATCAATGAG TTCGGGGTATAAAGGAACTGGTGAGAACATACCCCCAAGTTCATGGCTGGTATATGATGTGGAAATGACCAGCATCCATTAG